The Engraulis encrasicolus isolate BLACKSEA-1 chromosome 3, IST_EnEncr_1.0, whole genome shotgun sequence genome segment AAAAACACATTGCATGTTGTTTTTCCATAGGgtcatgtatgtacagtagaggTGTGTAAAGTAGAGATAGTAGTAGTAAAAACACCTCAGTCAGTACAGTCGAATAACTGAtgtaacaactatgtaacatCATGCACttgtgttgtacttacatgttttttttttttacgtctaCTTTTGCTTTTACATTCCTCTGTGGCTGGCTATGTCTCTTAATGGTAAACCAATgttcttctcttgctctcccaaCATCTCCACCACTCCTACTCCTacccttctctccactctcctcctcccccaccaccatcattccTACCCCTGCTCCTacccttctctccactctcctcctccccccaacaCCATCATTCCTACCCCTGCTCCTacccttctctccactctcctcctccccccaccaccatcatttctactcctactcctacccttctctccactctcctcctcccccaccaccatcattccTACCCCTGCTCCTacccttctctccactctcctcctccccccaccaccatcatttctactcctactcctacccttctctccactctcctcttcccccaccaccatcactccCGACCTGCAGGGCTTTATGCCGGAGCACCTCCCCCCCAGCTCCTGCCACAGCACGCCGGACTTCCACGTCTCCAGCCCGGCAAAGAGCTTTTTCAAGAAGGCCGCAGCCGCTCTCTTCGGTGGAAAGAAGGACAAGGCCAAGTACCTTGAGACACTGAGTGAGTggatgctttctttctttctttctttctttcgtttttttctttctcttccatttcattatttatttagtttATCGTGGTTTTTCATTGAGAAGTATTTTTTCTGGCAATGGTTGGAGGAGATAGAAGAGAGTGCACACATGCTTTTCTTTCTATGACAAAAAAGACTCTGTGTTATGCAAGGTGAAAAGCTTATATATTTGTCCTGTTCTTTTTTTCCCGATTGAATCAGATAAGCTAagcaaggaggaggaagacatcTACAAACTGCGACAAGACTTCCAAAGGACTGTTATCAGCCAACAGCCGGCCACCCAGTTCACAGAGGTATGTATGCttgaaaaataatataaatgtCTGTCTAGATTTTACTTCTTTCTCCAAAACATTTGGCATACAgaaatattgccaaatttgataagaTAGTGTGAGCATCCGTTGTCTCTTTAAAAGAGACGTTGTGAAGAGAAATGAATCTAAAGCCAAGTGTCCGTTCTTGCTAAAGACAAAATGAATCTAAAGGCAACTGCGTGTTCCTGCTAAAGACAAATGAATCTAAGGGCAACTGCGTGTTCTTGTTAAAGACAAATGAATCTAAAAGGTGAGTGTTTTCTTTCTTGTCCTCTTTCTCATGGCAGGATGGAGGCTCCTCGGCTGCCAAGCAGGCGCCCGTGGCCCCAGATGGCCGCTCTCAGAGGAGAGACACCATCCGCATGATCGTACGCGGGAGCCTGgggagctgcagcagcagcagtgaatgTGAGTAGACAAGCACTAGACTTGACTAGACTACTATGGAGACAGTACGCAGCACTGACAGCACtagtgtggttcccaaactgggagtcGTGGCCCTTATGGGGGGGATCGTGGTGGTACTGCATTGAATAGTCACCGAAAGAAGCGACTTTTTAGCATCACACCTTGAATATGCACTTTCATATGAGATACTGTACTGTAACCATTCCTTAAATTAGCTCGTAACAGTATTCAGTCGGTATTCACTCAGTATGTTTTATAgatcacaaaaaaatatttttaggtccaaaagggggaTGCTAGCACAaaagagtttgggaaccacagggaTAGTGGAAGGAGGAGGAAATGTCCTCTCCTCACCAGCTGTGGCAGCCTGTCATTATGCGTGCCACCAGGAAGCTGTTTCTAACAGctgtgttcttctctctctctctctctctctctctctctctctctctctctctctctctctctctctctctctctctctctctctctctctctctctctctctctctctctctctctctctctctctctctcaggcctggAGGACAGCACCACGGGCACGGTGGCTGAAGCTGTTGCCAGCGTCCTTCGAGGTTGTCTGGAACACATGCCCAAAGGTAAAGAAGGAGGTCAAGgttcacacacacatctacttctAAGACGTCTTGCATTACTCAAGGGCTTAGTGGTGGTAGTGCTGTACCTTAAGCAAATTCTTGTTTCCTGTCTGGCCCTGTTTGACGATGGTTCCTCGTATTGACAGTCTGTGATGTTTGTCTACCTTTacagcggacagcattcctaagGGAACAAACACCAGCACTCTTCGCTGGGTCACCAAGTGGGTGGACTACTCCAACAAATATGGATTTGGTTACCAGCTCTCCGACAACATTGTGGGCGTCCTGTTCAACAATGGAACACACATGAGCCTTCTGGCCGACAGAAGGTACGTTGTGGTTCAAGCCGCATGATCTGTTTCAATCATTTGGGGGTACAGCGTGTGCGACATTACCCACGCACTGATTTGAAATAGCACTACAGTAGATGTAGCCTTTATGGTTGCCTAGCGATTTTTTTCCCTAGCAATAACCTTCATTTCACATCCATGCTTTCTTTTGAACATCAGACCATGTTTGAAAAATCACACCATGCACATCAGGCAGGGCATAATATCCTGTTGAGGCACAGCTTTATAAATATGCTGTGActacaatggcaatgaccaagtcgtagtgcattactaaagggcctgtggaAGTACACTgtaaacataaatacacattgtactgtactgtattctgttGTGTTATGTTATTGTAGTGTAAactatgatagttaacttttcgagcactattacagcgttccactggtggaacgctgTGTATTATGGGGCTACGCCTTCCTGATTCAGTGGTATTTCAAAGATTCTCCCCAACAATCGAATGTCTATGtaactgttttctctctctctctctctctctctctctctctctctaactatctctctctctctctctctcttgtgttctgttctgttcggtTCTGTCCCCTCCTTCTGTTCCGTCCACTCTCCACAGGACTGTGCACCATTATGTGCAGCTGGGCCATTGTTCAGTCTTCTCCGTCTCCGAAGTGCCTGAATGCTTTGTGGGACAAATCACCATCCTCAAGTACTTTGCGCACTACATGGAGGAGAACCTGATGGATGTGAGTGTTTGCTTTGGcaaccccccacacacctctTCGCCCTTCCCCCGGCCCTTTCCTTGTCTTGACAGGAAGGCTTGCCTTCCTGATCAAGGAGTGTGCTGTGTTGTTCTTCCTGGTTCTCTCTGACCCCAggcctcattcctctctcctctgtttgcttctctttttttctctccaccaaCCAAAGGGCGGGGATGTGAGTAATGCCAGCGAGAACCAAATGCCCAGAATCTACCTTCTCCAGTGGCTCAAGTCCGACAGGGCCCTCATGATGCTCTTCAACGATGGCACCTTTCAGGTGAGCAAGTGCACAAGCCTGAAAGTACCCCGCATtcttgcaacaacaacaacaacaattccaTCTCATCCATTTACTCTGGTTGCCAGAGTACTAGAGTGCACTTCGAGGGTGCTTGAGTTCTGTTCTATTCAACCCGAAACCACTATGTTTtttatcagggcttgacattaactttttgctcACTCTTTGCTCACCAGTCACAGTGGCGAGTGGTCTTCCATAGCAGAGTCTCTAGACAtgcagcctttctactagccacagttttattgtcagtatttttagacatattttctttaccatgatacatTTAAGCTCAGAAAGGTATACTACCTACTTGTACAGTAAATGAGAGAAATATAAACTGAATGATCTCTCCTTAACCTGAATACAAGACAGGTTATATGCTAGTGAGGTATGCCATATACAAGCTTTACCcatttttggccggttggcaggtgccagtctCAAGCCCTGGTATTTATACTCAAGATGTGAGGACAGAAGAGctgaagtaaaaaaaagtgtCTCAGCCCAGTCTGAGTGCAGCCTTTTCTGGTTgagcactagtggtgtggatcggcactgccctcacgatccgattcgatcacgattcgggaggtagcgattcgattcgattctattagatctgatccgatctgattcaattctacaatgcattgcaatgcattacatttctactgaaagcaaagcaaatgtttaatcagtcatgatgaggcaatacaagtagtcagatactgagcaacaatttattggctgttttctgtatcagtcttgcaatgttttgaagtgcttttatttaatttaacattcatttgctcccgaaatatacatggaagtaattgaaacttaaaaaaaattgccggatcgattctggaaattgccggatcgattctggatcgtccatgccccgcattggattgcatcgccgaatcgatcattgttgacaccactattgagCACTCTCCTCAGCTTCACAGTGCTCAATGGTCTTATTTGTGTCTTGTGTCCCCTTGTAGGTGAACTTCTACCACGACCACACCAAGCTGATCCTGTGGACGGAGCAGCAGGAGTACATGTTGACCTACATTAACGAGGAGCGCATCTCCACCACGCTGAAGCTCAGCTCCCTGCTGGCCACCGGCTGCTCCTACGACCTGCGCGAACGCTTGGATTACGCCCTCAACATGCTCGTGCAGAGGAGCAACTGAAGAAACCCTGAAACACACAAAGACTGAAATATCTGGACACACACCGCCAActgtgacactgacacacacacacacacacacacacacacacacacacacacacacacacacacacacgcgcgcacgcacgcagagacacgatcacctacagacacagacacacaaacattgttTCACGGTGTGTGAAGCACAGCTGGGACATTCACTCCGTATGGTGTCCTTATGGGTTTTCAGTCTTTGATTGACTGATGACTTCTTGCGCAGGACAAAAAAAGGACGTACTACCTAGGCTGGACtagtctggggtgagtttctcaagaggaaagttgttagcctgttagcaacttcggtagttgccaatgggaaaatgcattgaaagcaacgaagtagctaatgtagtaagcaactttggtttcgagaaattcacccctggggcGGCAGCGTTATCTTTCCAGAATATTCCTTtccctgctccctcctcctctgggGAAACTAGCCCAGCGCTATCAGATATTCCCTGCCCACTGAGCCGAAAGGTCTCTTTCACAGGAAAGGGCCGTACCAACTCTGTATGTTGACAGAATGTAAGATGGGGAAAGTTGATTGAAGGGATGTGGACGACTGttgaaggattttttttgtttctttttcttgttttctttttgtgtgtgaaaatgttttAGGAGGACAAAAGAATCCACACTTTCTGGGCTGGACCCAGATGGACTTGACTGTTGGCTGCGATGAGTTTGTAGATATGGGGGGGGCAACGTTGTTATTGTTGAGGGGGAGTTTGTAGATATGGGGGGGGATGTTATTATTCGGGGAGCAGCTCTGTTGACCAGAGGGGTGTCTCTGAAATATAAATTGAGAAGGACGGAAAGGCATTGAACAATGGGTTTCATAACATTTAcctgaacatactgtacatatgggaTTTCGTAGGCATGAAGGGGGAAAATGTTTAACGAGCTCTCTCTCCATGAACACATGGTCCGTTGGAAATAATTTATTGTGTAAATAATggcgtatttatttatttaatgaatAAAAAAATCAATGTTCAATTAAATGATGTTCCGCATTCTGAGTTTCATTTGATAGCAATTGCACTAAACATTCTCAGGGAATGGAATTAGAGCTGAAACAAATGCTTGCACGCTGCATAATATTTCTGTCAATCAGCAATCTCATTCTGTTTTGTTAAGCCTTgccctcctgctttctctctggGGGGCGTGTATTGTGCCACAACTTTCAAAAGaaagcagtacagtacagtaatggtCAATTAATATAGGTCATTACGGTACAGTAAGCATCAAGGCTAATATGGTGTAAAGTACAGTTATCGGCTGGCAGCTTTGACCTAATATAACGGTCAGGGAGGTATTCTGGAGGTCttcaaaagagaggaggaaggtagTACTGAAGTGCTGTTGACCAAAGCATCTGACCAaacattgctacagggactgtaccTGAAGTAAATAactcactttggataaaacaTAATGGTTAGTAGCTGGAAGCTGtcgtagttttgggtagggtgaacacatccaaaaacactttatgcaggtgccagacaaaagacTCCGAAagttgaaggaggtaggtctgcacactgcgaaataaGGTCCCAAAAATGTACATTATTGTTTAAAAAGCAATGTTTTGATCACCCATGTTGCTTTTTGAACTAGGGTTTATTgtttggagcttattggcagtgtgcaggcCTACCTCCTTCAATAGTAGCTGGAAGCTGGCATGACGTTTAGAAGTCTCATGCTGGGCTGTTCCGCCATCATGGGAGGCTGAAAAAGACCTTGAAAAGACTTCACTATTGTGCTATACCACTACAACATCAAACAggtcctgtagccccttaatgcacaccgtacctccagtggcacactgtaatagtcattgaaaagttaagtaacatagtactacaatactatgacataacacagggcctttagtaatgcaccacgacttggtcattgtcattctggtaacagcaaatgtataacgttgtgtcttaatgggttaatataTGACAACTTACATAACATATTAAATAACAGCAAAGTTATAAAAGGGGCTGTCTTTATACATTTAAGGACACTAGAAGGTGACAAGACAAAGAGGACCACCTAGGATGTTATTGTCCAGAGAAGACTCACACAGTACATCAACAAGTCTGATTGCAGACGAATTAGCTGTTCCTCTCTGTAATACATAGCAGCACCAGAGAGACCTAGTTGAAATACAAATGAAGTTGCATAAGAATGATTGTTTTTGAATGTCAATGTCTTGAGGGTTTCTATTAAATGTTAGGTCAAAAACCCTCGAGCATTAATTACACTTGAGACAGAACGTACAGGGAGAGAAATCGTGCTCTGCCAAGAGATAATAGTGCCTTTTGTGCCTTATCTGTACAAGCCTTTTCTTTTCCATGACTTGAATGTCAAAATGCTCTTTCTTTCACTGTTAGACAAAGACAGACTCATTCCTGGAACACAGAGAGGCTGTACATTTCATTGATGATGACAGCCTTGGAGTACCATGTGGCTTACTTGGTCTCCACTTGTTTTTCAATGAGCCtctcataggcctacatatttctgTCAAAGGCATCCTTAAATATCACCTAGCATTCAGGTCCCATCACGTTCAACCAAACCGACGTGTTTTTTCAAGACATATTTTCCCTCAACATAATACTTGATTTAGTGGAAAAGGCAGCACATGTATTCAGGGCCTGccgacagctttggatgggcccaggacaaagtcatctgaaagccctccaccccaccccacacccccaatcaatatgtacaatgtaatgaaggccCAATTCTGCGCCCACCCCCACACCATCTCGCTGGGCCTggtacaactgtcccctttgtccccccatgtcagcttccctgcatgacttaaaaaacaacaataacagtgaCATTTGGAAAGCGGAAAAGCAATGGCACACAAAAAGCCCGTGCCTGCCTTTAAAGCCTGACTCCATGTCGAAAAAACAAGAGCATGTTATTTCACGTTCAGACACTTCCTTCAGCAGGCGGACGTCATGAGTCACCAAAGTCACAGCTAGTCATCTGTGCTGCACTGCCTGCGGCGTTGGACTAAAGGGTGATTACGGCAATTTGCTTCCCTCCTTTTTAAAAAGCCCCCATTTGCAGCCCGTTTTTTCTTAAAGAGCCTTCAAATCAAACTCCTGAAAGCTGTTACACACAGCTTAGGGGGGCCCTGTACCATACCGTAGGCCTACGCTCGCTTGATTGTCAAAAAGCCGGAAGTGTGCCGTGTAGTGACAGTCAGGGGGAGTTATTTTTCCCGAAACACAAGGTGAATATGATTACCAGATGGTACAAGATGGAAAGTCCACACTATGTTTTGCTATAAAAAAGCACTGATGTAATAAAAAGCACAGAAAATATCAATaccttacatcagtggttcccaacctttttcttaagggacccatgttttttactattgtaagctttggtgacccaaccacgcgagcgcccgcacgagacggagtcagaagatgccctccgtttcctgcttattttagttattttattactcaattcgtctttggtcaaatatagaataaatgtttaatgtagcacttacaatttgttgcgtctatgcatttattagttaaatgctttgtcttttattcaacatgggctatatactgtatatttaaaacgaaaccccttaaaatcaagagggctccgcgaccccctgtggatctttggcgacccataaggggggtcccgacccataggttgggaaccactgccttacatGACAAAAGTGGAGCTGATTAATCAACAGAATACAAACACAAGTTTTCCCTCTACATGCAGtgtatttttcatgtttttttctatttaatttgATGGACTACTGTACCAAGACATTACATTGTGAGCTTGCTTCAGTGTCAGCATGGTGATGTTAGGTTACTACGGTGACTCAGAAGGTACtgtatagacggtttcatggaacgtttgcttgttgcttggtgacatgatatggCCCGAAGTAAACTTCCGGTCTGTTAATGTTTTGGTAGGCTGCAATCTGTCGACACTGCCAACTGACAATTACAAACGGTTTTAATATTggtgaaaaaaatgctttttattttttttgttctgcgctagggtgcaacttcacttctggtaccaatccgctgacaaacgtgacgcggataattaatgtgtaggcctacatgatgcccagtctgcatcttaccaaagcagacctagggttgccacatttcgtggttaaaaaaaaaaaacgggacacattgtcgtgcgagcgtgaaccatttatgatatgtgtttatttcaatgggctaatatgaatttgtgcattgttttttttaaaaaacgggGACGTTATTTCACTTTCCTGGACAGAACAAACCTAGCCTAAAGTAGGCTAGAAACCTTGGGGTTTGGCGACATTACGAGACTGTGTTTCCATTTTGTAAGTTTTCGtgaaaatagccaactttgtAAGCGCTTGAAGATAGCGAATACATTCATGCAGTATTTTCTCTTTCGAGCGCGCACCAGGATGTTACTGTCGTGCATTCGTGTCTGTGCAAGGCTGCCTTTTGATTCAATCTGAAAGGACCACCTGTGTATCAGTGGCAGCGACAGATAAACAGGCAGACATACGAAACCTCTTTTCCACCAAATACCAGAGTAGGCTATTTTACCTAAAATCAGGTAACCATGTGGTCACGGACATTCAATATTTTCTTAAAAACACCCTGTACACGAGTGACGAGTCACAACCAGCTAATGACAACATGTGAGTtcaagccagcaacttgactcaaagcatacacggcacaaccaaaaacaaaaccctgttcaaccatgcagacgtccctgactactgtattaaacttgccttaccttaaaacttttcttgaccccggcacatctcgtaattttgtcgatataatccacattttgacgtagcagccaagccagtgctaattagtcagtcatatcctgtgttagcattgctattaacctcgacttcaaagacgtctgctgaattgtccaaaataaatacaatccggCCGTTTATCCTTTTCTTCAGCAGATGACAGTTTGGGTATTTCGTCGTCCTTGTCCCAAGAAGTTTAGTAGTAACAGCTGCTTTTCAGAACTTGGAGGAATCGTTGCTACTACATTTAAACTAAATTAACCTGTAACAGTGTAGGCAAGCCCAACTAAGTCCCTAATtcctacaacaaacacaaactgtagttCTACATAATTATGTTAGATGTTTTTTTAGGCACACCATCACCCGACCCATGTTGCCAAAGTGCCATCACTGCTTTCCTTTACATTGAGGCTCTGTGAGGCTAAATTAATATGATTGAAGTTTTCGATCGTGAAGTTTTTACATCTACCCCAAACATGGACGCGTAGTGCCCCCtatgggtgattgctgtcataaaaatggaaaacaacatttatttttcattttctgtgccactctcaaatgaaataccgcgcttgtgtagctgtgttgatccgatgcagtgtattgtttgcggaagtgtaccggaaattaagttagggccatagaatgttcatgccttgtttttgttttgactgtaaacgttccatgaaaccgtctataagCTGCTGTTTAGTCAAAGTACTGTTGACATTCCACTGCTATGATGGCATGTGACACATTACGTGTGCGCACATGTTTTGGACTGCCTTCATGCATATCAATATACTTGAAAgcttgaaagcccacctgggaaactcccattgtcattgtgacacagcactccacagcacacaagtgttcactgcacactgcacacagcaaaattgcattttatgcctcacccgtgcaagggggcagccccaaatggcaccccaagggagcagtgcggcaggacggtaccatgctcagggtacctcagtcatggaggaggatagtggagagcactggttaattactccccccaccaacctggagggtcgggagttgaactggcaacctttgggctacaagtctgacgccctaaccgcttacccatgtctGCCAATATTGTATATATATTCATAGGAAATGAATCttgtaataggcctaccataaatTCAAAACCTACTGGCATTACAAGATAATAAAACGACCTCCATATACATGTATCTGGTCTGACTAACTATTTGGCAAGTACATTTGCAAGCGTAATATGTAACTAAACTCACCTGTTTTGAATGCACAAGTACAATTTAGGCATGACAGGCCTTTTACAGCCAAGTTGGGTTTTCCCCATCAGTGCTAAGGTCAGTATGATGCTGGAATCTCCTTCCTGAGTTACCAATTAGCAGTTTTACTGAATAGCCTGCCCTGCAGTTACAGAATAGTCTATAGTCACATCTTGGCTCAGGCATGACAGCCAAGACATGGGTCTACCGTACATACAGCAATAGATACGTACAGAGTTTATCAAAATGTATATAATTGAcatcattgtttaaaaaaaaggtatTCATGCAATTTCCAGATTGTGATAGAATTTAAAGACATTGTGTTGTTGGGTCACCGACTGTTCTAAAATTGACCTGCATTCTGGTTGGCTCTGCTTAACACGAATAAAATACAATTCTCTTGGAATTTTAGCgccacagagcctatgttatacctcacaaaattgtaatggctatgtcctaatctgttacttaaggctctctgtactgtcatagcaatcttgttatgatgtagttgagtattttcagcaaatagtaaataggcccgccggcaaccccatctgctgTAAGAGGCTACTTCAGTTAGACAAGTTTGGACCAGACATCAAGTTCGAAAACTTCGACTTCAGACATCAGTCTGAGAATAGGTGGTGACAAAACAATGTCAGTAAATTCTGTTTTCATAATAAACACCCATTTTACAATGATTTTTTCTCTGAAATTTGGAACACCCTACAGCAGGTATgtaaaactcaggcccgggggccaaatttggcccgcggagcaatTTTATTtagcccgcgagatcatttcaaatgtgcattacagttggcccacatgcaccagtagtattaagatttgaacatgaaaatgtgtatatcacaagaatatgagtgggcccaggccattgaaacaactcgcactcaaatgcaacagaatgtgTCGGCAAATTTCAACTATAATGGAAATctgtttaaacatgagcaattttcgtccattttt includes the following:
- the plk2b gene encoding serine/threonine-protein kinase PLK2b; the encoded protein is MDILKNTNYVQTTSKQTVSDQSTVGDMRWKKGQDQGQGPSELSRIITDNATGKCYCRGKVLGKGGFAKCYEMTDLSTSKVYAAKIVPHARVSKPHQREKIDKEIELHKALHHKNIVHFYHHFEDKDNIYILLEYCSRRSLAHILKARKVLTEPEVRYYLKQIVSALKYLHDQEILHRDLKLGNLFINDSMEVKLGDFGLAAKLEPVCNRRKTICGTPNYLSPEVLNKQGHGCESDVWALGCVMYTMLLGRPPFETTNLKETYRCIREARYTMPASLSLPAKQLIASMLSKAPEHRPHLHDILHQDFLTQGFMPEHLPPSSCHSTPDFHVSSPAKSFFKKAAAALFGGKKDKAKYLETLNKLSKEEEDIYKLRQDFQRTVISQQPATQFTEDGGSSAAKQAPVAPDGRSQRRDTIRMIVRGSLGSCSSSSECLEDSTTGTVAEAVASVLRGCLEHMPKADSIPKGTNTSTLRWVTKWVDYSNKYGFGYQLSDNIVGVLFNNGTHMSLLADRRTVHHYVQLGHCSVFSVSEVPECFVGQITILKYFAHYMEENLMDGGDVSNASENQMPRIYLLQWLKSDRALMMLFNDGTFQVNFYHDHTKLILWTEQQEYMLTYINEERISTTLKLSSLLATGCSYDLRERLDYALNMLVQRSN